The following proteins are co-located in the Aquarana catesbeiana isolate 2022-GZ linkage group LG02, ASM4218655v1, whole genome shotgun sequence genome:
- the LOC141129590 gene encoding olfactory receptor 52M1-like codes for MAAINESCFYPPSFVLLGIPGLEYLHVWISVLVFSMFLFAIIGNYIFLLIIFSDVSLHQPMYIYFTILAFVDILLANSTVPKLLCIFWFQQNEIDYHMCFLQMFFLHSFSTIESGIFVAMAYDRYVAICNPLRYSVTVTPSVIILSGILAVLRGVIYMFPLPFLAQRLHLYASNVIFHSYCEHMAVVRLACGDVSFNDHLGMIVGFLVLGMDSVFIAFSYVMILRALLKLSVKARLKAFGTCSSHVCAILAFFTPILCSSLVHRFGKNVPHHVHILLANSYLLIPPMLNPLVYGIRTRQIRERVVKCFLKQSPDFF; via the coding sequence ATGGCGGCAATCAATGAAAGCTGCTTCTATCCACCTTCCTTCGTCCTGTTGGGTATCCCCGGTCTGGAATATCTCCATGTCTGGATCTCTGTTCTCGTTTTCTCAATGTTCCTCTTTGCCATCATTGGGAACTACATCTTCCTGCTCATCATCTTCTCGGATGTCAGTCTGCACCAGCCCATGTACATCTATTTCACCATTCTTGCTTTCGTTGACATATTATTGGCCAATTCCACGGTGCCAAAGCTTCTCTGCATCTTCTGGTTCCAGCAGAATGAGATTGACTACCATATGTGTTTTCTTCAGATGTTCTTTTTACATTCGTTCTCTACCATTGAGTCAGGAATCTTTGTAGCCATGGCTTATGATCGATATGTAGCCATATGCAACCCTCTACGGTATTCTGTCACAGTGACCCCGAGTGTTATTATTTTAAGTGGAATATTAGCGGTCCTGCGTGGGGTGATCTACATGTTTCCCTTGCCTTTTCTGGCTCAGAGACTCCACTTGTATGCCAGTAATGTTATCTTCCACTCGTACTGCGAACACATGGCGGTGGTAAGGCTGGCTTGTGGTGACGTCTCATTCAACGACCATCTTGGCATGATCGTTGGCTTCCTCGTGTTGGGTATGGATTCCGTGTTCATTGCTTTCTCCTATGTGATGATCCTTCGAGCCCTTCTGAAGCTAAGTGTTAAGGCTCGCTTAAAAGCCTTCGGGACATGCTCCTCTCATGtctgtgctatcctggcattttTCACGCCAATCCTTTGCTCGTCCTTAGTGCACAGATTTGGGAAGAACGTCCCTCATCATGTACACATCCTGCTGGCCAACTCTTACCTTCTCATCCCCCCCATGCTGAACCCTTTGGTGTATGGTATAAGAACCAGGCAAATTCGAGAGAGGGTGGTCAAATGTTTCCTTAAACAGTCTCCTGATTTCTTTTGA